The sequence tgacagccacccttccatggagcccatttctgatgaggcttgggccaacagcagatggatcagctgaaggtccagatgcatctctcagctcctgtgtcaggtctttgctggattttttcctctttcttaaggacatcactttcagatcctgttcatctgctgtagatagagCAGAAGCATCCATTCTTTCTTGATATGCACTTTTAGCCTGTACCGTGGTACATCCTATACAGGTTGGTAGTTAATCATAGGTTTAGCATAGAGAGACAACTTAAAATGGTCGATTaaactaacatacatgccttttCAGACACAGAGAAAGTCTGCACAGGCTCTGGGATAACAGTCAAACTCCACACACAGCTGGAGTATTCCTGCTGTAAGACCACAGTGTTAACCACTGCATCACTTTGCCACAGGACACCATCTTAAACAATTAGCGCTCGGGGCCGTGAACCACAAACAGAGAGAGCGGTTCCAACAGATCTCGGGAACAGCCAAAATACTGCAAAGAACCCTCAAGCTCCCAGGCCTCTGGTAGAGGACCCGAGCTGGAAAAGAGGGGATACAGCCCCCAAAGAAGGGCGAGTGTGGAGGTTTTTTTGTCCTGCCAGAGCTGAGTAGATAATGGGTTGATTTTGAGAACTTGGATCTGCTTGAATATTCAAAAGAATACTTCATATTGTCCTTTTCAGGATGAAAATAACCGAGTAACATAATTTTGAAAGTTGCAGCCACAAGGAACTGTGGGATAGAGGTATTTCCTTTCTTACATAAAAGATGCACCAAGCTAAAAGAGATTATGAAGGAAGCATTGAAGCTGCTTTCCTTAGTATTTAGAATTCTAGCTGCTCTTATCGTGGCCGCTCTTTAGATACTCAGGGTCATTTCATTCATTCAACTGGACCCTTCTAATTTAGATTTTTAACTTTCAGTTTTAACCCTTTAATGTCATGCACATCTCCATTCATTTGTGTTTGGACCCTACAGCATCTGGTAATAATTCACAGAGTATTAATAATCATTTGTGAGAAGCGTAGCTCTGTTAATCTGGGAGTTTTGGAAACAGGAGTTGCCTGAATGGACAGGAGGGTTTGCACATCTGTGCAGGTGCCGGCTTCAAGCTTCGGATGCGTAACTGCCCGAACTTTTAAGCAGTCGAGCACATAAATATCTGGCCACACATGTAGGTGCCTACACTCACCAAAGGTTTAATTACTACATGTCAGTCCGTGCGTATTTGTGTGCATTCATGTTTTTCTAAGACAGAAAGATACTATATGTTCCATGAGCGTGTACGTATTTACACAGGCACAAACAGTCCTCTGAGGCTCCCGACCAATCACTTTGCCTCTCCGTAACAGCACACCTGCTGTCTGCGTTATAAATAGGTGACGGATAGCTACATCAATTCCCTCGTGTCAATCCGCTCAACTTCAAAAACTTCAGCTGACAGATGAGAAAAGACACActgcacaaaaacaaacaatggctgcattgtttgtttctattttttagGAGCTTCATAAAAGCTTAAATGCAACCTAGTAAGTTTCATGGGTAAAATTCAGTTTTTCTTTACGAGATGGTGACGCAATATAATCAACCGTGGCGACGAGAGAGCAGAAAACAAGGTGAGGGACTGAGGACTTAAACAGAACAGGAAACACTTTAAATGAAGTCAAATCCAAAGGCAATGACATAAAACATTATTTAGAGTTTAGTGCTTTTTGAAACTTTAGACCTTTTTACAATTTATGACTTTCAATCTGAGGATAGTACAGAGGCCGATTAGGGGGGGTCGAAGCTGCTCACATGCCTCTGAAAAGGGAAGCAACAGAGGCAAAACAGCAGCGTGGATAAGGAAGAGCCAGCATCACATATAGTTCCACCGTAACCAGTGAAATTGCGGTCACAAAGCTGACATTGCAACACTGGCTTGATGTGTGAAAGCACACACTGATGCTGGACTTAATCGCCTCCGATTGGGGTGTGTGAACGACCAAAGAGGAACAGCAGTGGGGTCACGAGGACACAAAACTGGTTGTTGACGCAGAACTTAATAGCCGAAAAAGAGAACACCTATTTATACGTATGATATTCGTGTTTTTCTTCTCACATTATGCAACAAGTTTATGGAGCATCCGCATCACATCTCTATTAATTCATCAACAGTGTCACACCCTGTGCTCATTAACCAGAGTTTCAGGGAACTCGTGAGGGCGAAGCGAGAAACTCTGGTGTGACATCTCACTTTTTCCAAGTTTAAACAcagacattttttattttctggtggGGTGCTAGATGCTGCAGCATCTGCAGCTTGTATAGAGCTGTAATTTTGGGTGGTACACCTTGATACCTCTGAAAGGTCACCGGTACAACCCATGCAGTAAGCATGCAGTAAGCTTCCACAGAACCTGATGAAGACCCTTTTATTCTCAGTCATCCCACACTGATTTTGGGCCAGCAAACTGATGACAGGTTATGCTTATATGTTGAAATGCTGTTACCAAAGTAAATCCAATCTAATATAGAGGAAGTTTTACAGTAAGCCGTGCATTTTTGGATGGTAAATACAAATTTTTTCTCACAAAATCAGGTACCAAATATAAGTAAAAGGTGTTTATTCACAATGGAAAGTTTCAGATATTCTCACTTTAGGCTCCAAAATAAGAATAtgatcaaaaaaataaataaaaagctcaaAGAAACCTCATAAAGCCATCAGATGGATTTGTAATACGTTATCTGGATTGTATACCACCATCTACTAGTTAGTAAATTCCATCTTCTAGAGTTTGTAACACAGACTTCCTGTCAGCTGAATTAAATATTTGCCATACTAGTTGCTCTGTGAGGCTGACTGTAGATATCAACATGTAGTTAAAGGGATTTATATATATctactgttttttgtttttttgggggactttttatgcctttattgtataggacagtggagagagacaggaagcagggggcagagagagggggaataacacgcagcaaagggccgtccgatgtgggattcaaagcctctgtacatggggcgtctgctgtatCCACTATGCCACTGACCACCCCATATCTACTGTTTTTAAATGGGGTTTAGTTGAATACTTATGAGTAGTTAATATTCTGGTTTAGAGAATCAAGGAAGGAATTCTGGCACTGGAGCCGGAAAACAACTTCAAACGTCAAGTGGTTTGAGCAATGCTGCGCTGCTAATTCTTATAGTGCACCAGACAGTTTCTCAACCCGTGACTCCGTGCATTGGGCCAGACCGTGGACTGTGTTGCACTGTCGTGACAAAGTAAACAACTGTCGGGAGCAAGAAGTGGAGGTACGCACAGAATGTTATCAGGAAGGATAAGAGGATCTCACAAGCCATCGTTGTCGGGAATTCTTTGTATGCTGGCTGTAAATATAGCATGTTTCTATGTTGTTCCTGTTTATAAATTCCGCACACCAATCTCCCGTTTCTCAATTTAATGTGACGTTTCGGGCAGCCTGCCCTTCCTCAGACAttacaaacacataaaaaaccACTGTTTAAATACCCATGATCCCATAGGTGGTTCAACCCCCACCCAGGTGATCCCCATTGATGTTAATCACCTGGGAAAAGTGACGTGTGCAACATAAAACCACATAGTGAATGTCCTCTTTTGCTAAAAAGAGAGGCGTACTGGATCTATACGTTGGACACGCTGTCCCCAAAGGGACTGAACGAAGAATTTGACTTGAGAccttttttgtaatgttttttgttttttgtcatgttgtAATGTGGGATGCTCTGTATTTTTATCTGTATATTTATTCAATGTCTCCTAGAACTGGGACTTTGCTATTGTCTATTCCCATCATTTGGGCAATGTTAATGATTAGACACGATCTGGAGCTCTTCTCTGATGGTCATACTTCCTTGTACTTTTTCTCTGAccagttttcatttttcatatttcattgtaCATATTGCATATATTGTAAATATTGGACATTCACTATGTGGTTTTATGTTGCACACGTCACTTTTCCCAGGTGATTAACATCAATGGGGATCACCTGGGTGGGGGTTGAACCACCTATGGGATCATGGGTATTTAAACAGTggttttttatgtgtttgtaaTGTCTGAGGAAGGGCAGGCTGCCCGAAACGTCACATTAAATTGAGAAACGGGAGATTGGTGTgcggactttattttcagttttcatgtTACTTTGCTAGTCCTGCACCCATAACTTTTTTTGAGACGGATgtgcgtgtttttttctttgctcaacCTGTTtataaattccccataagaggctgaAAAGGTGAGTCTGACTACTCTTTTCTCTATAACAACCCCTggggcggctgtggctcagtggcggTTCGTTTTCCACTCTCaccaaaaagattggtgaactgacagctggcaAGGGGTGGCagcggccgaggtgcccttgagcaaggcaccataccccatgctccccgggccctgtgaatggctgcctaccgctccagtgtatggcatccgTCTCCAtcaccctgtgcatgtgcatgttcaacaggtgccaacctggatgggttcaatgcggaggagtaattttgtgtgtttgcatgtatcTACATGACATTAAAAGCCTCTTAATCTTAATAATTCTTCTGAGCAGTGGTTAGCTTCGCTCACCGGACAGAAATCACAGACAGGCTCCTCGTTGTATGCTGTAGATGAGACTCCAATCACGTAATTATTTTCGtttaataaaagaagaaaaacaactttaaagagGTTCGCTTCAGTCATCATGTTATAATTAGCATTGTTGTGATGGTAACCTTATTAGtcacaaagggttaaaatctTTACAGAGTTTAATATTAGAGCCCTGATGCTGCCAGAGGGGATCAAAATGATCATGTCTGGATTAGGATCACCTCAGTGAGATCATCTTAATTTGTTAAAATAATCCCTCCAAAGTCTAAGAAGCCAAAACACAAAGAATCCCGAGAATCTCCATCAACACGTGACACAAAGACAGAGCAAGAACCCACTGAACGAAAAGGCACTGATAGATACGGCTTCAACTTGATGTCTATGCTTTAGATCTTGTTTTAGACCAGGACTTTGTGGTTTTTGGACCTAAAAGCAGTTACATGTCTTAAAAATGCACATTTCACACAAGCAGTGGACACCCCTGTTTTTACTGATAAAACTCGTAGAAGTTACAAAGATGTGAAGAAGGCGAAATTTtgctttttaaaacttaaatagCCTTCAGTGTCATGTCAAACATGATGGTAATTATATGAccattaatgtattttttttttatatcaaatTGTTTAATTTGTGCTACTTTTATGTATACAGTCTTTAAAACAGATTTTATTCCTAGTTTCTGTTGACCTTCAAGACTGCTTTATATCCTTATAGGCAATGAGATACTTTATTTAAAATAATATTATTATAGACATGAGCAGGTTTTTTACTTGACTGGATATAACTTAAACCTTCAATGTCCCACTCTTCTGTTTGGTAGAGACATTATGGGTTAAAGGTGCAGAAATTGGGGCTTTTATGGAGTAAACGTGCATCAGTTTTGATTCTAAAGAAAATCCCCCTGTGGTGGAAGGTAATAGCTTCTTAATAttctttaaatgttgttttttttctgcctaaAAACAACTGGAACATGTCACAGAAAACACCCTGATGGTGGGAGGTCAGCAAAAATGTGTGAAATGCAAGTGAAGGCTCCTCCTCCAGGGCCATAATATTACAATATAAGTCAGGTTTACTGACTTAGTGAGTGAGCTCGGTCCTTACTGAACCAACATTGAAGGTAAAGTAGTGCTGGTTTGTATTTGATTATCTCCTCTATGGTGATCCAACGCTACATTTATGTTCTGCATTGTTTGATGTCAGGTTTTATGACCTCCTGTCACATCATATTTTCCCATACAGATGGCAAAGCTCTGGCAACTTCTGCTCCTGTGCTGGGCGTGGAGTCCTCCGTGTCTTCCATCCAGTGTGAGCTTCATCGGTACACCAAAAGAGTGCAAGAAGGCTCACTTTGTCCCGGGTTACAACCTGGGAGGAGAGGGCTTTGACATCGTCACGATGGAGAGGAAAGGCGCCGCTGTCATCGACACCGAATCGTGGAAGCTTGGAGATGGAACTTGTCGGCTGTACGTCAACAACTACGCGAaaggaaaaaagcagaaagtCCCAGCTGCCGTGGTGGACTGGAGAATCCTCCCCCAGTGCAGTTTAAAGGTCGACAGTGTAGTCTATCATTCTGCTGAAAGTTTGGCCAATGAGTCCACATCAGCTGTGTCCAGTGACTGGAAAACTGGCCTCAATTTATCCGTAGACCCCAGTGTCATTTATGGAGGTTCCGAATCCAAAGAATGGGCCTTTGTCAGGAAAAAGGCCGAGAAAGACCGCTACACCTTCTTCCGCCATTCTGTGTCCTGTAACCTCTACCGGTGAGTATTTGGACACATATTTTAGCTAAAAATGGGTAAATGCTGACTCTTCTTAATTATATTTCAACTAAATTATTGTTGTAGCCACACCAACTTAAGTAtgtgttctttgtttttccacagctACAGACTGACAGCAAAACCTCCGCTGAGTCGTGAATTTCAATCAGCGGTGAATTCCCTTCCTTCCTACTCAAATGAAACACAGGTATCATATCGCACTTTGGTTGACACGTATGGTACACATTATACCAAACAAGTGATTCTGGGAGGGGTGACGAAGGCCATCACTGCTGTCAAGACCTGCGAGGCGACCATGAACGGCCTGTCGGCGACGGACATCAACGACTGTTTGACGGTCGAAGCCTCAGCTCGCTTTGCACATCCTGATAGCATCAAGGCACTGATGCAATACTGTAAGGAGAAGGCAACAAATCTCTCCATCCCAAGTTTCAACAGCATGTTCAATGAGCGCAACACAGTGGTCATTGGTGGAAACGTCAATGGAGCTGACATCCTCTTTCAGGGCCAATCTGACCCCTCACTGTAtaaaacctggctgcagtcTCTGAGGACCACTCCCGATGTGGTCCAGTACAGCCTGAAGGCCCTGCACACCATCCTGCCGACCGGTCACCGTGCCAGAGCAGGACTGAAACTAGAGGTGGAGAAATATATCGAGAGAAAAGCGTTGCGGAAAATTTGCACAGAGACCTGTCAGGTTGGCCACCGGTCGAACAAAAGAGATCCTTGTGCTTGCGTCTGTAACGGTAACCAGAATCTCAAGTCAAACTGCTGCCCTGCTGGGAAAGGTCTGGCTACATTGAAGGTGTTTGGGCTGCGTGCAGAGGGCCTGTATGGTGACAGGTGGACAAAAACTGATGGTTCAGTGGAGGTTAAATATGGTGACCAGATAAGGCGCACTGCCATTATACCGAACAACGACAACCCTAAGTGGTCAGAGACATTCGAGTTTGGACCCATAGATTTGAGCAGTAAGACCAAGCTTACTTTCTCTGTTTATGATGAGGACACCTACTGGAACAGTGACCTGCTTGGCCGGTGTTCATTTGTTCCTCATAGTGGAAATGTGACAGACAGCTGCATGTTCGCTCATGGCACCTTCTTCTTTTCCTATGAGGTGATGTGTGCTCCGAGCCTCGGTGGGCAGCGGTGTCAAGATTACGTACCCACCCCTCCGAGTTCCACTCTGACCGCGGTCCTCCGAGACAAAAACTGGGTTCTCGTGGAAAGTCAGCGAGCAAGAAAGCTAAAATACCATGAAATGTTTCTGTGATTAAATGCTTAGTTGCTTTTGCTTTGCCTTAAAGTTGCATCGCATCTATGAAACTGCTGAAATTCATTGGCAAATAATTTCAAGAAAAACACTTTTGTGCTTCTGTCTTTAAATCTTGTTTGCTTGAAACTCTAATGATAAAGAACCAGCAAAGGCACACTTGTCTCtgtgtgatttattttcaacaCGTAAAATGTGATTCAAGTCTTAATTAAGCACATGATTGCAAAAGGATGCATACACTCACTGCCCCGCTATTACCACCAGTAATGTATCTCATGATAAGAACTGACTTAGCCACTGATAACTGGCCTTGAATGATTTTATACAGAATCAATTTCCCCAAAAAAGTGATTATCTTGGTGTCATCTGCATGACAAATCTGAGAAACTAGTATGTTTTaaggagatttaaaaaaaaaaaggtaaaaacataccaaatatgatgacaaacacatattaattattattaattattagtAGAAACAATATTAATGTGTTTCTTCAAATGCTTCTCttagaaagaataaataaatggcCTTTTCAGAgctttcttctccttttttgtTGCCTATTTCAAAAATCGACTCATTTGAATGATCTTCAGGGTGGAGTAACCaaaaatgtgtgaatgcatttagttaaatataaaacatgtTAGAATATAAGAGACTATGATGACAAACAGGACGCCAGCAGCCACGGCCTGTTCACTTCAAGCACTTATTACCAGTTCAGTAAGCAGTTCTCATTTTAGTCCACAATCCAAAACATTCGTAGTTGGACATTTGCTGAGCTTATACAAATGTTTTCAAATGATTTACTCACCCACAGCACTCACAGAGTTATCTGTGCAATGAGGCGATTAACAGGTGCATTTTAGTTTGTGTCTATTACATttctaaataaagacagagatTGTTTGCACCTGGTTCTGAGACGTGTCTCCACATGCGCAGAGAGCATCTGCTTGCGATCAGATGTATGCAGACATGGTTTATTACATATGCGCCATGTACACAGATCAGACGTGCACCAATCACGATGTAAACACATGCTGGTAAACACAGCATGCACACAGAGCCATGAGAGGAAATGCATGAGATGGGATCAAGTTACTGACCGGAATATGTGCAGCGCCACAATGCTGCGGACTGTttgagaaaacattcaagacattctgcAGCTTCTGACTTTCTCTTTGGGAGTCTGAAGATGCTTTACGTTTacgggctgattttcagttatAACCACTGACCTGTTTAGTCATCCGacaaaagaaatcaaagaaaacatgtgaatgagagcagctttattggaaaTTCAGCTGTATAATTATACTCTCAGACTTTAGTGTTCATGCAAAAAGGTGGAACTTTGGAGCACGTTTAGAGCATCAAGGCCCAGTTGAGTTTAGTTGAGCATTTGATCCCCAACCACCTTATCTGGTTGTGTTTGTCCGGCTTTGAGTGGTTTGAACTGAATTTGGTACAATTtcggtttttttttgttagtttgtttgttattattttttgggctttttatgcctttattggataggacagttggacaaagagaacgacatgcagcaaaggccgCCCGATGCGACACTCAAACCGGGGCCgactgcagtgaggactgtagcctctgtacatggggtgcctgcacaacccactacgccaccaaaCCAACATCTTTACATGCATTTCAAAAGTCCAGTTTTGACTGAACGAACACGATTTATTACTTTTTTACTTGCCTCTTAATTGTTTCCCTTTTTCAGTGTTTCTGAATGCGGAGCAAGATCTAGCTCACCATTTCAGAATGATACACTCTTCACTGTCAGGTTTACAGTGTTAATGATTATtgaaaaatattcaaatattgTTCCTTAAATTAAAGAAGTTATAGGAACAATAAGTGGAAATGGGGCTTCAAGGACACATGCACACGTTTAGTTATATTTCATTCAGTTTGAGCAAAAAAGGATGGATTTCTAAAACTTTACATCTTTTAAATCATCGCTTCATCGCGTTTCTGGgaaagtttctttttcttttgcctgGACCAATAGTACTTTAATCTGTATAAACTTTAAAATAATAGCTTGGAAAATTTAGGGGAAACTACCAGTTAATCAACTGGTAttagaaatatagaaatgactATAAATAGATGGTGATGATTACAGCTTAATGCTGTGAGTGCTTGCTGGTTCTTACTGCGACACAGTGATGCTTCCAAATGTGTCCTCATATGAAAATAATGGCTGCTGCAGAGGATACGAGTCTGTGTCTAAGGCTGTAAATAGACACAAAGATTTTTATACTGTACACTGCATACACTGTGTGATGTATAATGGAAGAAAACAGATGGACCCACATCAAAGAATAGAGATCCATGCCTTTATCCGCACTTTTCTCAAGCCTGCTATCAAACAATGACCCCTTCATGAGCGGGCATTATTCAGACTCACCCTTACTTCTAAACCAGGTCATCTTAGTCCTTCAAGTTGACAGTCTCCTGCTGGTCTGGCTTATCCACACCCCATTCCTTTCTCCTTCCCTTGCTcttaaaagaaaagagacagAATTGAGGGATTTGCCTCACGGTAGGTAGCTGTTTTATGTGTAGCATATGAAaaaaagaggttttttttctctttttgttttttatggtgGGACTTGGCAAAGAGAGCCAGGAGCCCACTTGAGGAGCAGTGGGTCTTAGAACTGGATGATTTGTTTGGAGAAGCCCTCTCCAACCAAAAGGAGGATTAGCTGCACACAGGTTCCCAT is a genomic window of Odontesthes bonariensis isolate fOdoBon6 chromosome 4, fOdoBon6.hap1, whole genome shotgun sequence containing:
- the LOC142379334 gene encoding perforin-1-like, yielding MAKLWQLLLLCWAWSPPCLPSSVSFIGTPKECKKAHFVPGYNLGGEGFDIVTMERKGAAVIDTESWKLGDGTCRLYVNNYAKGKKQKVPAAVVDWRILPQCSLKVDSVVYHSAESLANESTSAVSSDWKTGLNLSVDPSVIYGGSESKEWAFVRKKAEKDRYTFFRHSVSCNLYRYRLTAKPPLSREFQSAVNSLPSYSNETQVSYRTLVDTYGTHYTKQVILGGVTKAITAVKTCEATMNGLSATDINDCLTVEASARFAHPDSIKALMQYCKEKATNLSIPSFNSMFNERNTVVIGGNVNGADILFQGQSDPSLYKTWLQSLRTTPDVVQYSLKALHTILPTGHRARAGLKLEVEKYIERKALRKICTETCQVGHRSNKRDPCACVCNGNQNLKSNCCPAGKGLATLKVFGLRAEGLYGDRWTKTDGSVEVKYGDQIRRTAIIPNNDNPKWSETFEFGPIDLSSKTKLTFSVYDEDTYWNSDLLGRCSFVPHSGNVTDSCMFAHGTFFFSYEVMCAPSLGGQRCQDYVPTPPSSTLTAVLRDKNWVLVESQRARKLKYHEMFL